Proteins encoded in a region of the Agromyces protaetiae genome:
- a CDS encoding amino acid ABC transporter ATP-binding protein: MTVAAAPVISIDRIVKRFGDHTVLDDVSLEISPGEVVVVVGPSGSGKSTLCRCINGLETIEGGSITVEGRPLPTDGRELTALRARLGMVFQQFNLFPHLSVLENVTLAPRLVSGRRTAETEELGLRLLDRVGLAAKAHDRPAALSGGQQQRVAIARALAMEPTVLLFDEPTSALDPETIHEVLDVMTALAADGTTMLVVTHEMGFARRAADRVVFMADGRIVEQSTPEAFFGAPESARAREFLSRILPH; this comes from the coding sequence ATGACCGTCGCCGCCGCACCGGTGATCAGCATCGATCGCATCGTCAAACGATTCGGCGACCACACCGTCCTCGACGACGTCAGCCTCGAGATCTCGCCGGGCGAGGTCGTGGTCGTCGTCGGTCCGAGCGGCTCGGGCAAGTCGACACTCTGCCGCTGCATCAACGGCCTCGAGACGATCGAAGGCGGATCCATCACGGTCGAGGGCCGGCCGCTCCCGACGGATGGCCGCGAGCTCACCGCGCTGCGTGCGCGGCTCGGAATGGTCTTCCAGCAGTTCAACCTCTTCCCGCACCTCTCCGTGCTCGAGAACGTGACGCTCGCGCCCCGACTGGTGTCCGGTCGGCGCACCGCGGAGACCGAGGAACTCGGTCTGCGCCTGCTCGATCGAGTCGGCCTCGCCGCGAAGGCGCATGACCGTCCGGCGGCACTCTCGGGAGGTCAGCAGCAGCGGGTCGCGATCGCACGCGCTCTCGCCATGGAGCCGACGGTGCTGCTCTTCGACGAACCGACATCGGCACTGGATCCCGAGACCATCCACGAAGTGCTGGACGTCATGACCGCGCTCGCCGCCGACGGCACGACCATGCTCGTCGTCACGCACGAGATGGGGTTCGCCCGCCGCGCGGCCGACCGTGTCGTATTCATGGCCGACGGCCGGATCGTCGAGCAGTCGACGCCCGAAGCGTTCTTCGGAGCACCGGAGAGCGCCCGCGCCCGAGAGTTCCTCTCGCGGATCCTGCCTCACTGA